The Hymenobacter sp. DG01 genome has a segment encoding these proteins:
- a CDS encoding AAA domain-containing protein, whose amino-acid sequence MAEQPTYTDPYALEKELRKVQALMKLEQQEDLEQFKIKSAQATIAERQKRGLTWYPVKITSEDIGFGGKLVIELERPAGAGGLHLFQVGKNAALFGNIPGRAATDRPTLSGVITSVKRNKILLATTKEDLPDWVEDGKLGVDLTFDEVSYREMEYALGKVMGAYESRLAELRDVLLGARPARYKPESEATLYYPSPLNESQLAAVRHVLAAQDVAIIHGPPGTGKTTTLVQAILETIRRERRVLVCAPSNTAVDLLTEKLAERGVNVIRMGNPSRVSDLLLEHTLDAQIMAHKSYPELKSMRQTAEQYREQAGKFKRHFGWEEREERRQLKEQAHLLLQESDQLERYITEDLLEQVQVITCTLVGAGNRAIRHLTYETVFIDEAAQALEPGCWIPITKANRVVLAGDHQQLPPTVKSEKAAAQGLRETLFEKCIRRQPETARMLKVQYRMHEQIMEFSSEQFYEGRLKAAPSVAHADLPDYDLRFAPDMAVEFLDTAGFGFQELTIDESRSTANPEEADLLLKRLAQLLEPYDAADHTEDLLTIGVIAPYRAQINYLKDAVEDNDELAGLMEHRMLSIGTVDAFQGQERDIIAISLTRSNPQGEIGFLSDIRRMNVGMTRARRKLLLVGDSSTLGSHPFYKAFLDYVESIGAYRTAWELQ is encoded by the coding sequence TTGGCTGAACAACCTACCTATACTGACCCGTACGCGCTGGAAAAAGAGCTGCGTAAGGTGCAGGCCCTCATGAAGCTCGAGCAGCAGGAGGACCTGGAGCAATTCAAAATCAAAAGCGCCCAGGCCACCATTGCCGAGCGCCAGAAGCGGGGCCTGACCTGGTATCCCGTCAAAATCACCTCCGAGGACATTGGCTTTGGCGGCAAGCTGGTTATTGAGCTGGAGCGTCCGGCCGGGGCCGGTGGGCTGCACCTGTTTCAGGTGGGCAAGAACGCGGCCCTGTTCGGGAATATTCCCGGCCGCGCCGCCACCGACCGCCCTACCCTCTCGGGGGTGATTACCAGCGTGAAGCGCAATAAAATCCTACTGGCTACCACCAAGGAAGACCTACCCGACTGGGTGGAAGATGGCAAGCTGGGCGTGGACCTGACCTTCGACGAGGTGAGCTACCGCGAGATGGAGTACGCTCTGGGCAAGGTGATGGGCGCCTACGAGAGCCGCCTGGCCGAGCTGCGCGACGTGCTGCTGGGCGCCAGGCCGGCCCGCTACAAGCCCGAGTCGGAAGCCACGCTGTACTACCCCTCCCCCTTGAACGAAAGCCAGTTGGCGGCGGTGCGCCACGTGCTGGCGGCTCAGGACGTAGCCATTATTCACGGCCCGCCCGGCACTGGCAAAACCACCACCCTGGTGCAGGCCATCCTGGAAACCATCCGGCGGGAGCGGCGGGTGCTGGTGTGCGCCCCCTCCAACACAGCCGTGGACTTGCTCACCGAAAAGCTGGCCGAGCGCGGCGTGAACGTGATTCGCATGGGCAACCCCTCGCGCGTTTCTGATTTGCTGCTGGAGCACACCCTCGATGCGCAGATTATGGCGCACAAGAGCTACCCCGAGCTGAAAAGCATGCGCCAGACGGCCGAGCAGTACCGCGAGCAGGCCGGCAAGTTCAAGCGCCATTTCGGCTGGGAGGAGCGCGAGGAGCGCCGCCAGCTCAAGGAGCAGGCCCACTTGCTCTTGCAGGAGTCGGACCAGTTGGAGCGCTACATCACCGAGGACCTGTTGGAGCAGGTGCAGGTGATTACATGCACCCTGGTAGGGGCCGGTAACCGCGCCATTCGCCACCTCACCTACGAAACGGTGTTCATTGATGAGGCTGCTCAGGCCCTGGAGCCGGGCTGCTGGATTCCCATCACCAAAGCCAACCGCGTAGTGCTGGCCGGCGACCACCAACAGCTGCCGCCCACCGTGAAAAGCGAGAAAGCGGCAGCTCAGGGCTTGCGGGAAACTTTGTTCGAGAAGTGCATCCGGCGCCAGCCCGAAACGGCCCGCATGCTGAAAGTGCAGTACCGCATGCACGAGCAGATCATGGAGTTCAGCTCGGAGCAGTTCTACGAAGGCCGATTGAAAGCTGCCCCCAGTGTGGCCCACGCCGACCTGCCCGACTACGACCTGCGCTTCGCCCCGGATATGGCCGTGGAGTTTCTGGACACCGCCGGCTTCGGCTTCCAGGAGCTGACCATTGACGAAAGCCGGTCCACGGCCAACCCCGAGGAAGCCGACCTGCTGCTCAAGCGCCTGGCCCAATTGCTGGAGCCCTACGATGCCGCCGACCACACCGAGGACCTGCTCACCATCGGTGTTATTGCCCCCTACCGGGCCCAGATCAACTACCTTAAGGATGCGGTGGAAGATAACGACGAGCTGGCCGGCCTCATGGAGCACCGCATGCTCAGCATCGGCACCGTGGATGCCTTCCAGGGCCAGGAGCGCGATATTATTGCCATTAGCCTCACCCGCTCGAACCCCCAGGGCGAAATAGGCTTCCTCTCCGACATCCGCCGCATGAACGTGGGCATGACCCGCGCCCGGCGCAAGCTCCTGCTCGTCGGCGACTCCAGCACCCTGGGCTCCCACCCCTTCTACAAGGCCTTCCTCGACTACGTAGAAAGCATAGGCGCCTACCGCACCGCCTGGGAGCTGCAGTGA
- a CDS encoding glyoxalase gives MPPQPRSLRPFIGSKDFAVSRSFYRTLGFTEAVLSPTVSYFTLQGVGFYLQDYYVPDWVGNTMLFLEVDDVEQYWQELTALDLPGQYPGVRVLPIRQEAWGKEGFVHDPSGVLWHIGEFNKQ, from the coding sequence ATGCCTCCGCAACCCCGTTCCCTCCGGCCTTTCATCGGGTCTAAAGATTTTGCCGTGTCGCGTAGTTTCTACCGCACCCTCGGTTTCACGGAAGCCGTGTTGTCACCGACCGTGTCCTATTTCACGCTGCAAGGCGTGGGCTTTTACCTGCAGGATTACTACGTGCCAGACTGGGTCGGCAATACTATGCTCTTTCTGGAAGTGGACGATGTGGAGCAGTACTGGCAGGAGCTGACGGCCCTGGATTTGCCCGGCCAGTACCCTGGCGTGCGGGTGCTGCCCATCCGGCAGGAGGCCTGGGGCAAGGAAGGCTTCGTGCACGACCCCTCAGGGGTTCTCTGGCACATCGGGGAGTTTAATAAACAGTAG
- a CDS encoding SDR family oxidoreductase — protein sequence MILITGATGHIGSVVLEQLLRKLPAHQLAALVRDEAKAAHLQAQGVSIRVGNYRDLASLEQAMQGISKVLLVSGGADEDGLQQHYNVVDAAQKAGVGCLAYTSRALQDPATLTNQLMERHFQTEDYIRASGLSYLLFRNILYMDTLPQFVGPQVFDKGIQLPAGQGRVSFALRHDMGEAIANVLADDACENRIFTFTGGATYSFTDVAQALSELSGRPVTYTPIEAPEFQARLRAQGLPEVAVEYITGFLIDIKNGQESIVTAELADWLGRPPTPLREGVQEIFKS from the coding sequence ATGATTCTGATAACCGGCGCTACCGGCCACATCGGCTCCGTTGTTCTGGAGCAGCTCCTGCGTAAGCTCCCCGCCCACCAGCTCGCCGCCCTGGTGCGCGACGAAGCAAAAGCCGCCCACCTACAAGCCCAGGGTGTCAGCATCCGGGTAGGCAACTACCGCGACCTGGCCTCCCTGGAGCAAGCCATGCAGGGCATCAGCAAAGTGCTACTCGTGTCCGGCGGGGCCGACGAAGACGGCCTGCAGCAGCACTACAACGTGGTGGATGCCGCCCAAAAGGCTGGCGTGGGATGCCTGGCCTACACCAGCCGTGCCCTCCAGGACCCCGCTACCCTCACCAACCAGCTGATGGAGCGTCACTTCCAGACGGAAGACTACATTCGGGCTAGTGGCCTCTCCTACCTGCTGTTTCGCAACATCCTGTACATGGACACGCTGCCGCAGTTCGTAGGCCCACAGGTGTTTGACAAGGGCATTCAACTCCCGGCCGGCCAGGGCCGCGTATCTTTTGCCCTGCGCCACGACATGGGCGAGGCCATTGCCAACGTGCTGGCCGATGACGCCTGCGAGAACCGCATCTTCACCTTCACTGGCGGAGCTACCTATTCCTTCACCGACGTAGCCCAGGCCCTGAGCGAGCTATCCGGCCGGCCCGTGACGTACACCCCCATTGAGGCGCCCGAGTTCCAGGCCCGCCTGCGTGCCCAGGGGTTGCCGGAGGTAGCTGTGGAGTACATCACGGGCTTTCTCATCGACATCAAAAACGGCCAGGAATCCATCGTCACCGCCGAGTTGGCCGACTGGCTGGGCCGCCCGCCCACCCCGCTGCGGGAAGGAGTGCAGGAGATTTTCAAGTCATAA